A window of Sphingobium herbicidovorans contains these coding sequences:
- a CDS encoding TetR/AcrR family transcriptional regulator, whose protein sequence is MSNLCAEKRLLPANSRAAYLLRRRSATRAAILLAARDVFAHANYPDARVEDIFRQAGVSRATFYMHFASKLELAFAIYDEIAPQSAALFASLPRAAQHGLGGVEAWLRRFVAFHVEHRYATPLIAQLQLFEKEFRGRILEDTEALINALGDGGCESFRRAQGQSEAAAQQRVRARLLLNRIAAACAAMARGEISATETPLYLDLLARELVQFIKD, encoded by the coding sequence GTGAGCAATCTTTGCGCGGAGAAGAGGTTGTTGCCAGCGAACAGCCGCGCTGCTTACTTACTCCGGCGTCGCAGCGCCACCCGCGCGGCCATTCTGCTCGCGGCGCGGGATGTGTTTGCCCACGCCAACTACCCGGACGCGCGGGTGGAGGACATTTTCCGACAAGCGGGCGTGAGTCGAGCAACATTCTACATGCATTTTGCATCAAAGCTCGAGCTTGCTTTTGCAATTTACGACGAAATCGCACCTCAGTCCGCCGCGTTGTTCGCGAGCCTGCCGCGAGCTGCGCAGCACGGGCTTGGGGGTGTCGAGGCTTGGCTTCGCCGGTTCGTCGCCTTCCATGTCGAGCATCGCTACGCGACGCCGCTGATTGCGCAGCTACAGCTGTTTGAGAAAGAGTTCCGGGGGCGCATCCTTGAGGATACGGAGGCCCTAATCAACGCGCTCGGCGACGGCGGATGCGAAAGCTTCCGACGGGCACAAGGTCAGAGCGAAGCCGCGGCGCAACAGCGTGTCCGTGCCAGGCTGCTTCTTAATCGGATCGCCGCCGCGTGCGCTGCGATGGCTCGCGGCGAGATCTCGGCCACTGAGACGCCACTATATCTGGACCTGCTCGCGCGCGAGCTCGTGCAGTTCATCAAGGACTGA
- a CDS encoding Gfo/Idh/MocA family protein, which produces MGANPGYGWGSSVHRRVIELLPDFVLEGVCTTREQTARAAAEAFGAPLWFTDSSELARHPDVDLIAICVKAPFHYEIAHTALTAGKHVYCEWPLAFSIEQAEELAALAVERGLKAMIGLHMRGSPAMRQAQRLIADGYLGDLFSINLHARLFGPIMRAMAIRSGGTTLRSIYGGHLLDAVDHYFGGIQEFETRGAIHLPPLDETGAPIDRDAFDHLQFHGRLSNGALFNIDLSGVTMTGMGTTWRIDGREGALILATRDPSLPAIESVVLQGARQGSAFEAIPISAEFECPGVPSEPDRYPAYPGSFASREALSAIANLYTELGEAIRDDAQLSPDFGRAVEIQRLLAIA; this is translated from the coding sequence GTGGGCGCGAATCCCGGTTACGGCTGGGGATCGAGCGTGCACCGCAGGGTGATCGAACTTCTGCCGGATTTCGTACTTGAAGGCGTTTGCACCACCCGCGAGCAGACCGCGCGGGCCGCGGCGGAAGCTTTCGGCGCACCGTTATGGTTTACCGACTCCTCCGAGCTGGCGCGTCACCCCGATGTTGATCTGATCGCGATCTGCGTAAAGGCGCCTTTCCATTATGAGATCGCGCACACTGCATTGACCGCAGGCAAGCACGTCTACTGCGAATGGCCGCTCGCCTTCAGCATTGAGCAAGCCGAGGAACTTGCCGCCCTTGCAGTCGAGCGCGGCCTAAAGGCAATGATCGGGCTGCACATGCGCGGATCGCCGGCTATGCGCCAGGCGCAACGCCTGATCGCGGACGGCTATTTGGGAGATCTCTTCAGCATCAATCTGCACGCGCGGCTGTTCGGTCCAATCATGCGGGCCATGGCGATCCGGTCCGGCGGCACCACGTTGCGCTCAATTTACGGTGGCCATCTGCTTGATGCCGTCGATCATTATTTCGGGGGCATCCAAGAGTTCGAGACGCGGGGAGCGATACATTTGCCTCCCCTAGACGAGACCGGTGCGCCAATCGACAGAGACGCCTTCGATCACCTCCAGTTTCACGGCCGTCTAAGCAACGGTGCGCTCTTCAACATCGATCTGTCCGGCGTAACGATGACGGGGATGGGCACAACGTGGCGTATCGACGGTCGGGAGGGGGCGCTCATCCTCGCGACACGCGATCCCTCTCTGCCCGCCATCGAATCTGTGGTGTTGCAGGGTGCCAGGCAAGGCAGCGCGTTTGAGGCGATTCCGATCAGCGCGGAGTTCGAATGCCCAGGTGTCCCGTCCGAGCCTGACCGCTATCCCGCTTATCCTGGGTCATTCGCTTCGCGTGAGGCTTTGAGCGCAATCGCCAACCTCTACACCGAGCTGGGTGAGGCAATCCGAGACGACGCACAGCTGTCACCCGACTTCGGTCGTGCCGTAGAAATTCAGCGGCTGCTCGCCATCGCATGA